The Candidatus Neomarinimicrobiota bacterium genome includes the window TACACAGTTGGGCTAAAGCCCTGAATTTCTAGTGATCTGTTAATCCCCCAAGCTAAAGCATGGGGTCATTACAAAACGCCACAACCTTCAGCTGAATTTTGTCAATTGTTACTTGTAACTCTTATGGTAACAGTGTTTTGCGCAAACTCCATAGGTCACTTAAGGTGTATTCACCTCATACTCAGTCAATTACAACTATTTTCGAGAAACCTCTGTAAACAAAGCCATGGTTGCGCATATGATCATCCACATTTGTAACAAGGATCGTGAATACGATCCTTCTCCATAGTTCCTGTATATCATGCTTAGGTTGTGCTCCGAATTGATGAAGGGCATCAACTAATTCCAAATAGCTCCTATTCTCGTGATCCAAAGCTCCCAGCATGCTCATCCCTGACAGGAATGGAATCCTGGAAGAACCTTTGTGGTCGAACCTCTCAAGAAGTATGACATGTCGATCAGATACATTGATTTGTTGTGAACGTTAAAGCAGTATTTATTGCATTGTGAAGAATCCATTTGACCATTATGTAGTCTGATTACTTCTTGACCCTGGTTCTGATCTTTGAACCATATCTTCTTCAATAATTTCTTTGTTCATAAGATTTCTCCCAAAAAGGATCCCCCCACAATCGCATTAGCTTACTCGGAACTTCGCCCACATTTTGATCAAAATAACTGACGCAATTATGGAAACTGTTGTAGTAACTATAGCTGCAAATGTATTTGAATAGAGCCAGAAACCGATGGAAAATAGACCGTTGTAGATCACAAGTAACCCCAGAAATACTCCCAGTATGCTAGATGGCAAATCCCATTTCTCTGAGATATAGACATCAACATTCTCACCGTCCTGTTTAGCCTTGTCCAAAACCTTTTTCCAGCCTGGACCACCAGGAGTTATTTTGCGGTAAAAATTTAGTAACGTTTTCTGGTCACTTGGTTTTGTAAGCAGGGTGACCAATACCCACCCTACCGTGGTGATAGCCACGCCGATGACCAGTTTTTTCCATTCAATAATATCCGCAAATCCCAAACGATGGTGGATGAGCTCAAAGTAAAGGGCGACTACAAATGATATGACCATTGCAGCAATTTCACTAATGGCATTGATCCGCCACCAAAACCAGCGGAGCAAAAACAGGAGTCCTGTACCAGCTCCGATCTGCAGCATGATGTGAAAGGCTTGCAAGGCGTTACTCAGGAACAAGGCCAGTGTACTTGCTAGAATCATGAGAATGAGGATTGTTCCTCGGCCAATCAGGACCAGTTCTTTCTCGCTGGCTTCAGTTTTAACAAACCGTTTATAGAAATCATTCACGACATAGGATGCACCCCAGTTCAGGTGAGTAGAAATGGTTGACATTACGGCTGCGATAAGAGAGGCTACCACAATTCCTAATATGCCAGCAGGCAAATAGGTGAGCATGGCAGAATAGGCCAGATCGTCTTTTAGGATGTTTGCATCAATATTTGGAAAGGCAGCCCCTAAGGATTCCAGGTCCGGGAAAACAACCAGAGAAGCCAGCGCGACCAGAATCCAGGGCCAGGGGCGTAAAGCATAATGAGCCAAATTGAAAAACAGGGTGGCTCCCATGGCATTCTTTTCATCCTTTGCAGCTAGCATGCGCTGGGCGATATAGCCACCACCACCGGGTTCGGCACCAGGATACCAGACACTCCACCATTGAACAGCAATGGGAATAATCAACACAGTCATCAATAAATTCGTATCTGAGAAATCTGGCAGGAGAGATATCTTACCACTGACTGCAGGATGGGATAATAAATTTGTCAGCCCACCAACCTCTGGCAAATTAACCACAATAACTGCTGCATATACGGCACCAATCATGGCAATAAAAAATTGAATAAAATCAGTAATAAGCACACCGCGTAAGCCACCAAGCATACTGTATATTACAGTTACCAAAGAGGCCCAAAATATGGTTTCAAAGGGGGTGAGTCCCAGCATGACCCCACCAATTTTAATTGCGGCGAGTAATACAGTGGCCATAATTATAACATTAAAAAAGACCCCAAGATAAAGAGACCGAAACCCCCGTAAAAAGGCTGCCGATTTTCCACTATAGCGCAGTTCATAAAATTCAACATCAGTCAATACTTCTGAGCGGCGCCATAATTTCGCATAGATAAAAACAGTCACCATTCCGGTGAGCAGAAATGCCCACCACATCCAGTTCCCGGAAACACCATGTTGGCGAACAAGGTCTGTAACCAGGTTGGGTGTATCTGCCGAAAATGTAGTTGCAACCATTGAAACACCCAATAACCACCAGGGCATACTACGCCCCGAAGCAAAGAATTCCGCTGAATTTGAACCTGCTTTTTTGGCTACGCTAAGTCCAATGATCAGTGAAATTGCAAAAAATCCAAAAATTGAAATCCAGTCGATAAATTGTAGTGTCATTGTATTTTCCTAATGTTAAACCATATAAGCTGTATTATTTGTCAACCATCTTTAAAAAAGTTCAGGTGGATCATTACTATGCTTGGTTGAGCCGTCTTTGTGAGTCCCCTTAGGAGGTGGCATTCTCCAAGGCTATGTCTTGGGCTTAAGAGATAGCCGTCTGTCTCCACACAGACCGTCTTCGGCGTGGGCCAAGCCTGATCCCGCTCAGACTGTCAATTGGCGTGCCTCAAACTACATGATCTAATATCAAATCAAAGTCCACATTATATTCGTATAAAGATCTTCTTTTTATATAGCCAATAGGTTAATGCCCACAGCAAGCCCCAGAGCAAGAGTGATTCTAAAGTTAACGTGAAGGCATCTGATGTGAAGCCAAAAATACCATATACAAAGGGATGAATAATTTTTCGGAACCATTCCGTCCCACCCGTATGGGAAAACAGATAGATAAATAGGGGATTCATGCCCACAAATGTTGAAAAAACTGCCCATGATCGAATCCGGCGAACATCGATGAGCCAATAAAGAAAAGCCAGAGTGAGCAGTGCCCAACCCCCTGATGCAAACACAAATGTTGTCGTAGAAATTCGTTTAACAATTGGCGTGAAAGGATCAAGTCCATATCCAATAACCAGCATCGCCAATCCGGCAAAACCGATAATTTTAAGCTTGCTCTGCCAGTTCCGTTTACTCATTAAGATCATTCCAGCCAGGACACCCCAAATGGTGTGAGCACTGGTGGGAATGGCATTGAAGGCGATCCAGTGACCTGCAGAAACTTTGCCCATAAGTAACATATCCATCCAGCTGCCAAAGTTGTGACCAGGGGTAAATGCCTGATCATATCCTGGCACCGACCATGTTCTATATAAAACCTCAGTGAGTAATAACAGACCAATGGAAATAGCGAATTGAATTTTCATTGACTTGCGCATGATGAGAAATGCGATAAGATAAGTAACCGAAAGCTGAGCCAGGACATCCCACAACTCAAAGGTGATTTTCCCAGGGCCAATGCAGTACAGAGCCCAGCCAAGAAATAACAGGATCGCCGATCTTGTTATGGCATGTTTGAAACTATCTAACCAGCTCTGTCCTTTGGCCCAGCGAGCTGCGAAAGAGAAAGGCATGGCGACTCCGACGATGAACATAAAGTAGGGCTGAATCAAATCCCAAAAGCGTAGTCCATTCCAGGGGTGATGATGAAATTGCAGAACGAAAGATTGCCAAAGGCCGTCCTCTGCGCCGAATTCCAGCAGGTGCTCATAGAGAAAGGTGGCTTCACCAATCAATAAGAACATGGTCAAGCCCCGGAATACATCCAGGGACAATAAACGCTCGCTAATTGCTAGATGTTTATTCGAAGCAGTGCTATTCATTACTTAGTCCTCGTTTCAAAATTCTTTTAGTCAGTAAAAAGTTGAGTAGGGAATATAGGTAAGAATTTGAATTATGGTATCTAATTAAAATATTTTAAAAAGAAAGTTAGACATATTAAAAAATATTATTTATATTCGTGCGCTCTAAAA containing:
- a CDS encoding sodium:solute symporter family protein — translated: MTLQFIDWISIFGFFAISLIIGLSVAKKAGSNSAEFFASGRSMPWWLLGVSMVATTFSADTPNLVTDLVRQHGVSGNWMWWAFLLTGMVTVFIYAKLWRRSEVLTDVEFYELRYSGKSAAFLRGFRSLYLGVFFNVIIMATVLLAAIKIGGVMLGLTPFETIFWASLVTVIYSMLGGLRGVLITDFIQFFIAMIGAVYAAVIVVNLPEVGGLTNLLSHPAVSGKISLLPDFSDTNLLMTVLIIPIAVQWWSVWYPGAEPGGGGYIAQRMLAAKDEKNAMGATLFFNLAHYALRPWPWILVALASLVVFPDLESLGAAFPNIDANILKDDLAYSAMLTYLPAGILGIVVASLIAAVMSTISTHLNWGASYVVNDFYKRFVKTEASEKELVLIGRGTILILMILASTLALFLSNALQAFHIMLQIGAGTGLLFLLRWFWWRINAISEIAAMVISFVVALYFELIHHRLGFADIIEWKKLVIGVAITTVGWVLVTLLTKPSDQKTLLNFYRKITPGGPGWKKVLDKAKQDGENVDVYISEKWDLPSSILGVFLGLLVIYNGLFSIGFWLYSNTFAAIVTTTVSIIASVILIKMWAKFRVS
- a CDS encoding DUF5009 domain-containing protein; the protein is MNSTASNKHLAISERLLSLDVFRGLTMFLLIGEATFLYEHLLEFGAEDGLWQSFVLQFHHHPWNGLRFWDLIQPYFMFIVGVAMPFSFAARWAKGQSWLDSFKHAITRSAILLFLGWALYCIGPGKITFELWDVLAQLSVTYLIAFLIMRKSMKIQFAISIGLLLLTEVLYRTWSVPGYDQAFTPGHNFGSWMDMLLMGKVSAGHWIAFNAIPTSAHTIWGVLAGMILMSKRNWQSKLKIIGFAGLAMLVIGYGLDPFTPIVKRISTTTFVFASGGWALLTLAFLYWLIDVRRIRSWAVFSTFVGMNPLFIYLFSHTGGTEWFRKIIHPFVYGIFGFTSDAFTLTLESLLLWGLLWALTYWLYKKKIFIRI
- a CDS encoding HipA domain-containing protein gives rise to the protein MNVSDRHVILLERFDHKGSSRIPFLSGMSMLGALDHENRSYLELVDALHQFGAQPKHDIQELWRRIVFTILVTNVDDHMRNHGFVYRGFSKIVVID